In Lutra lutra chromosome 6, mLutLut1.2, whole genome shotgun sequence, the following are encoded in one genomic region:
- the RPS12 gene encoding 40S ribosomal protein S12, with protein MAEEGIAAGGVMDVNTALQEVLKTALIHDGLARGIREAAKALDKRQAHLCVLASNCDEPMYVKLVEALCAEHQINLIKVDDNKKLGEWVGLCKIDREGKPRKVVGCSCVVVKDYGKESQAKDVIEEYFKCKK; from the exons ATGGCCGAGGAAGG CATTGCTGCTGGAGGTGTAATGGACGTTAATACTGCTTTACAAGAGGTGCTGAAGACCGCCCTCATCCACGATGGCCTAGCACGTGGAATTCGCGAAGCTGCCAAAGCCTTAGACAA GCGCCAAGCCCATCTGTGTGTGCTTGCATCCAACTGTGATGAACCCATGTATGTCAAGCTGGTGGAGGCCCTTTGTGCTGAACACCAAATCAACCTAATCAAG GTTGATGACAACAAGAAACTAGGGGAGTGGGTAGGCCTCTGTAAaattgacagagagggaaaaccCCGTAAAGTGGTTGGTTGCAGTTGTGTGGTTGTTAAG gaCTATGGCAAAGAGTCTCAGGCGAAGGATGTCATCGAGGAATACTTCAAAtgcaagaaatga